DNA from Leptolyngbya sp. FACHB-261:
GAAAAGCTAGTCGCAGCAGAATAAGCAACCGAAACTCCTCTCCCGGCCCAATCCGAAGCGGTGAGGGGAGCTAGGTCACTCCCCCTGCCTTCGTCGGAAAGGGACTAGAGGTTAGGTCTCTTGGCAGCCAATTCTTAAGGATCCAGAACTCCGCTTTGGTGAACCAGTTGCGTTGGGAACCGGGGATATACTGACTCCAGAGGGGGGGAGCAAGATTTCTTAATGCGAGGGAGACTGCCAGTTCTATGGGTAAGGTGGACCGCAAATGAACGGAATTGATCTGCAAGGCAGTTTTATTGAAGCGCTAACCCAGTTGGGGCTACCCTACGGTGCGGCGCGGGCAGTCTGGATGCCACTGCCCATGCTGACCGTGGTGATTGGAGCCAGCTTGGGACTGCTGGTAACGGTTTGGTTGGAGCGGAAGATTTCGGCTGCAGCTCAACAGCGCATTGGTCCTGAGTATGTGGGTCCGTTAGGCGTTTTAGCGCCTGTCGCTGATGGTCTGAAATTAATTCTCAAAGAAGACGTTATTCCTGCCAAGGCTGACGCGATTCTGTTCAGCGTCGGACCGATCCTGGTGCTGCTGCCAGTGTTTGTGTCCTACTTGGTAGTGCCCTTCGGACAAAACCTGGTCATTACCAATATCGGTAATGGCGTGTTTCTCTGGATCGCACTCAGCAGCATTCAGCCAATTGGTTTGCTGATGTCTGGCTATGCCTCCAACAACAAGTACTCCTTATTAGGAGGCTTACGGGCGGCAGCTCAATCGATCAGCTACGAAATTCCCTTGGCGCTTTCGGTGCTGGCGATTGTGATGATGTCCAATAGCCTGAGCACCATTGACATCGTCAACCAGCAACAGGGCTATGGCATTTTGTCCTGGAACGCTTGGCGACAGCCAGTAGGCTTTCTGATCTTCTTAATCTCGGCTCTGGCTGAGTGTGAGCGCTTGCCCTTCGACTTGCCTGAAGCGGAAGAAGAATTGGTTGCAGGTTACCAAACCGAATATGCAGGCATGCGCTTTGGCCTGTTCTACATTGCCTCCTACGTCAACCTGATCTTATCGTCGCTGCTGGCCTCC
Protein-coding regions in this window:
- the nuoH gene encoding NADH-quinone oxidoreductase subunit NuoH, with translation MNGIDLQGSFIEALTQLGLPYGAARAVWMPLPMLTVVIGASLGLLVTVWLERKISAAAQQRIGPEYVGPLGVLAPVADGLKLILKEDVIPAKADAILFSVGPILVLLPVFVSYLVVPFGQNLVITNIGNGVFLWIALSSIQPIGLLMSGYASNNKYSLLGGLRAAAQSISYEIPLALSVLAIVMMSNSLSTIDIVNQQQGYGILSWNAWRQPVGFLIFLISALAECERLPFDLPEAEEELVAGYQTEYAGMRFGLFYIASYVNLILSSLLASILFLGGWSFPVPVEQIAGWLGVSEGSGVWQFIAATIGIGMVLLKTYLFIFLAILMRWTLPRVRIDQLLDLGWKFLLPIGLVNLLLTAALKLAFPVAFGG